One window of the Burkholderia ubonensis subsp. mesacidophila genome contains the following:
- a CDS encoding xanthine dehydrogenase family protein molybdopterin-binding subunit: protein MTTGIDSPNAARRTFLKAAGATAVSLTIGFEWFGLGRRALAATAPAAEFAPNAFLRITPDGIVTVVAKHVEMGQGAYTGIATIVAEELDADWSSVRVESAPADAKRYANLAFGTMQGTGGSSAMANSWQQLREAGGKARAMLVSAAAARWGVPAGELTTKDGFVTHAKTGKQASYGALVAQAAKLPVPANVTLKQPAEFRLIGHRIPRVDAAPKSNGTAQFTLDVAFPGMLVALLQRPPRFGATVKSFDASGATAVPGVVSVVQVPRGVAVVATGFWPAKQGRDALKVEWDETHAEKRSSDAILHEYRQLANQPGAPARKDGDANAAIAGAARKLSASYEFPYLAHAPMEPLDAVVKLTPDGCEIWAGDQFQTVDQANAAQVAGLKPEQVKIHTMYAGGSFGRRANAWSDYVVEAVSIAKALGANGKPVKLQWTREDDIQGGLYRPMYVHKLDAGLTADGKLVGWRHRIVGQSILTGTPFEPFMVKNGIDATSVEGAANLPYAVPNVSVELTTTKAGVPVLWWRVVGSSHTAYAVEAFIDEAAHAAGKDPYAFRRDLLAKEPRMRAVLELAAEKAGWDPAKPLPKGRGRGIAVAEAFKSYVAQVAEVSVGADGKVKVERIVCAVDCGIAINPDIVAAQMEGGIGFGLGAVMHSAITLKDGRVEQRNFDGYQVLRIAEMPKVEVYIVPSAEAPTGVGEPGVAPVGPAVANAIFAATGKRHYTLPFDAGDAAKA, encoded by the coding sequence ATGACGACCGGAATCGATTCCCCGAACGCAGCCCGCCGCACCTTCCTGAAGGCCGCCGGCGCCACCGCTGTCAGCCTGACGATCGGCTTCGAATGGTTCGGCCTGGGCCGCCGCGCGCTCGCCGCGACGGCGCCTGCCGCCGAATTTGCGCCGAACGCGTTCCTGCGCATCACGCCCGACGGCATCGTCACCGTCGTCGCCAAGCACGTCGAGATGGGCCAGGGCGCATACACCGGCATCGCGACGATCGTCGCCGAAGAGCTGGACGCCGACTGGTCGAGCGTGCGCGTCGAGAGCGCGCCTGCCGACGCGAAACGCTACGCGAACCTTGCGTTCGGCACGATGCAGGGCACGGGCGGCAGCTCGGCGATGGCGAACTCGTGGCAGCAGTTGCGCGAAGCCGGCGGGAAGGCCCGCGCGATGCTCGTGTCGGCCGCCGCGGCACGCTGGGGAGTGCCGGCCGGCGAGCTGACGACGAAGGACGGCTTCGTCACGCATGCGAAGACCGGCAAGCAGGCCAGCTACGGCGCGCTCGTCGCGCAAGCCGCGAAGCTGCCGGTCCCGGCGAACGTGACGCTGAAGCAGCCCGCCGAGTTTCGCCTGATCGGCCACCGGATTCCGCGCGTCGACGCCGCGCCGAAGTCGAACGGCACCGCGCAGTTCACGCTCGACGTCGCGTTTCCGGGGATGCTGGTCGCGCTGCTGCAGCGGCCGCCGCGCTTCGGCGCCACCGTCAAGTCGTTCGACGCGTCGGGCGCGACGGCGGTGCCGGGCGTCGTGTCGGTCGTGCAGGTGCCGCGCGGCGTCGCAGTGGTCGCAACGGGCTTCTGGCCCGCGAAACAGGGCCGCGACGCGCTGAAGGTCGAATGGGACGAGACGCACGCCGAGAAGCGCAGCTCGGACGCGATCCTGCACGAATACCGGCAGCTTGCGAACCAGCCCGGCGCGCCGGCCCGCAAGGACGGCGACGCCAATGCCGCGATCGCCGGCGCGGCGCGCAAGCTCAGCGCGTCGTACGAATTCCCGTACCTCGCGCACGCGCCGATGGAGCCGCTCGACGCGGTGGTCAAGCTGACGCCCGACGGCTGCGAGATCTGGGCCGGCGACCAGTTCCAGACCGTCGACCAGGCCAATGCCGCGCAGGTCGCGGGCCTGAAGCCCGAGCAGGTGAAGATCCACACGATGTACGCGGGCGGCAGCTTCGGCCGGCGCGCGAACGCGTGGTCGGACTACGTGGTCGAGGCCGTGTCGATCGCGAAGGCGCTCGGCGCGAACGGCAAGCCGGTCAAGCTGCAGTGGACGCGCGAGGACGACATCCAGGGCGGCCTCTACCGACCGATGTACGTCCACAAGCTCGACGCGGGGCTGACCGCGGACGGCAAGCTGGTCGGCTGGCGGCACCGGATCGTCGGCCAGTCGATCCTCACCGGCACGCCGTTCGAGCCGTTCATGGTCAAGAACGGGATCGACGCGACGTCGGTCGAGGGCGCGGCGAACCTGCCGTACGCCGTGCCGAACGTGTCGGTCGAGCTGACCACCACGAAGGCCGGCGTGCCGGTGCTGTGGTGGCGCGTCGTCGGCAGCTCGCACACGGCGTATGCGGTCGAGGCGTTCATCGACGAAGCCGCGCACGCCGCGGGCAAGGACCCGTACGCGTTCCGCCGCGACCTGCTCGCGAAGGAGCCGCGCATGCGCGCGGTGCTCGAGCTGGCGGCCGAGAAGGCCGGCTGGGATCCGGCGAAGCCGCTGCCGAAGGGTCGCGGGCGCGGGATCGCGGTGGCCGAGGCGTTCAAGAGCTACGTCGCGCAGGTCGCCGAGGTGTCGGTCGGCGCGGACGGCAAGGTGAAGGTGGAGCGCATCGTCTGCGCGGTCGACTGCGGGATCGCGATCAACCCCGACATCGTCGCCGCGCAGATGGAAGGCGGCATCGGCTTCGGGCTCGGCGCGGTGATGCACAGCGCGATCACGCTGAAGGACGGCCGGGTCGAGCAGCGCAACTTCGACGGCTACCAGGTGCTGCGCATCGCCGAGATGCCGAAGGTCGAGGTCTACATCGTGCCGTCGGCCGAGGCGCCGACCGGCGTCGGCGAGCCCGGCGTCGCGCCGGTCGGGCCGGCCGTCGCGAACGCGATCTTCGCGGCGACGGGCAAGCGGCATTACACGCTGCCGTTCGATGCGGGGGATGCGGCGAAGGCGTGA
- the asnB gene encoding asparagine synthase (glutamine-hydrolyzing) encodes MCGIDGFLNSAAFDEETARATLARMTASLAHRGPDAQGTWLDAQAGIALGHRRLAIVDLSVHGRQPMASACGRFVLVFNGEIYNHQALRAELERTGRAPAWRGHSDTEVLLAAVAAWGVEAALRRATGMFAFALWNRASRVLTLARDRIGEKPLYYGRIGDALVFASELKALRSYPGFDGAIDRDALCLYLRQSSVPAPHTIYRGIHKLPPGTFVQFEHARDTPRLRAYWSLEQAIDAGRAEPFEGNEQAAVSQLDAILRKAVAQQMEADVPLGAFLSGGVDSSTIVALMQAQSATPVDTFTIGFHEAGYDEAGYAKAVARHLGTRHTELYVTADHALAVVPKLPSIYDEPFSDASQIPTFLVAELTRRHVKVSLSGDGGDELFGGYTRYFLTPRLWRKLHRVPAAVRARIAAALHALRPDHADQLAAVAQNAWSGAEARETPPRIGDRLHKLGHVMTAESRIGLYRLLMSAVHHPERIALAGQEPPTPLDTASAWPADLTFAEQAMAIDTLTYLPTDILTKVDRAAMAVSLETRMPFLDHHVVEFAWRLPAAVRLPDGQSKVLLRRLLDAYVPSSLIDRPKQGFCAPIDHWLRGSLRDWAETLLHPARLREEGFFDAAAVERLWRQHQTGRMNWQHQLWTVLMFQAWLEAQRAT; translated from the coding sequence ATGTGCGGAATCGACGGCTTTCTGAACAGCGCCGCTTTCGATGAGGAGACTGCGCGCGCGACGCTCGCGCGGATGACGGCTAGCCTCGCGCATCGCGGGCCCGACGCGCAGGGAACCTGGCTCGATGCGCAAGCCGGGATCGCGCTCGGCCACCGGCGGCTCGCGATCGTCGACCTGTCGGTGCACGGCCGCCAGCCGATGGCGTCGGCATGCGGACGCTTCGTCCTCGTCTTCAACGGCGAAATCTACAACCACCAGGCATTGCGCGCGGAGCTGGAGCGTACCGGCCGCGCGCCGGCGTGGCGCGGACACTCGGACACCGAAGTGCTGCTCGCGGCGGTCGCCGCGTGGGGCGTCGAGGCGGCGCTGCGCCGCGCGACCGGCATGTTCGCGTTCGCGCTCTGGAACCGCGCGTCGCGCGTGCTGACGCTCGCGCGCGACCGGATCGGCGAGAAGCCGCTCTATTACGGCCGGATCGGCGACGCGCTGGTGTTCGCGTCCGAGCTGAAGGCGCTGCGCAGCTATCCGGGCTTCGACGGCGCGATCGACCGCGACGCGCTGTGCCTGTACCTGCGGCAGTCGAGCGTGCCCGCGCCTCACACGATTTATCGCGGCATCCACAAGCTGCCGCCCGGGACGTTCGTCCAGTTCGAGCATGCGCGCGACACGCCGCGCCTGCGTGCGTACTGGTCGCTCGAGCAGGCGATCGACGCAGGGCGCGCGGAGCCGTTCGAGGGCAACGAGCAGGCGGCGGTCAGCCAGCTCGACGCGATCCTGCGCAAGGCCGTCGCGCAGCAGATGGAGGCCGACGTGCCGCTCGGCGCGTTCCTGTCGGGCGGCGTCGATTCGTCGACGATCGTGGCGCTGATGCAGGCGCAATCGGCGACGCCGGTCGACACGTTCACGATCGGCTTCCACGAGGCCGGCTACGACGAGGCCGGCTATGCGAAGGCGGTCGCGCGGCACCTCGGCACGCGGCATACCGAGCTGTACGTGACCGCGGATCACGCGCTCGCGGTCGTGCCGAAGCTGCCGTCGATCTACGACGAGCCGTTTTCGGACGCGTCGCAGATCCCGACCTTCCTCGTCGCCGAACTGACGCGCCGCCACGTGAAGGTGAGCCTGTCCGGCGACGGCGGCGACGAGCTGTTCGGCGGCTACACGCGCTATTTCCTGACGCCGCGCCTGTGGCGCAAGCTGCATCGCGTGCCGGCGGCCGTGCGCGCGCGGATCGCCGCCGCGTTGCATGCGCTGCGGCCCGATCACGCCGACCAGCTCGCGGCGGTTGCGCAGAACGCGTGGAGCGGCGCCGAAGCGCGCGAGACCCCGCCGCGCATCGGCGACCGGCTGCACAAGCTCGGCCATGTGATGACCGCCGAGAGCCGCATCGGGCTGTACCGGCTGCTGATGTCGGCGGTGCATCATCCGGAGCGCATCGCGCTTGCGGGGCAGGAGCCGCCGACGCCGCTCGACACCGCGAGCGCGTGGCCCGCCGACCTGACCTTCGCCGAGCAGGCGATGGCGATCGACACGCTCACGTACCTGCCGACCGACATCCTGACCAAGGTCGATCGCGCGGCGATGGCCGTCAGCCTCGAAACGCGGATGCCGTTCCTCGATCACCACGTCGTCGAATTCGCTTGGCGGCTGCCCGCGGCGGTGCGTTTGCCGGACGGCCAGTCGAAGGTGCTGCTGCGCCGCCTGCTCGATGCGTACGTGCCTTCGTCGCTGATCGACCGGCCGAAGCAGGGCTTCTGCGCGCCGATCGATCACTGGCTGCGCGGCTCGCTGCGCGACTGGGCGGAGACGCTGCTGCATCCCGCGCGGCTGCGCGAGGAGGGCTTCTTCGACGCGGCGGCGGTCGAGCGCCTGTGGCGGCAGCACCAGACCGGCCGGATGAACTGGCAGCATCAGCTGTGGACGGTGCTGATGTTCCAGGCGTGGCTCGAGGCGCAGCGCGCGACGTGA
- a CDS encoding (2Fe-2S)-binding protein — protein sequence MSTSFVLNGKNVTLDVDPTTPVLWAIREHAGLTGTKFGCGMAQCGACTIHLEGQAVRSCVLPLAGIAGKHVTTIEGLQSKPAQAVQAAWVKLQVPQCGYCQSGQIMSATALLEQNPKPTDADIDAAMNGNICRCATYARIRAAIHDAAATLGA from the coding sequence ATGTCCACATCGTTTGTCCTCAACGGCAAGAACGTCACGCTCGATGTCGATCCGACGACGCCCGTCCTCTGGGCGATCCGCGAACACGCCGGCCTCACGGGCACCAAGTTCGGCTGCGGAATGGCGCAGTGCGGCGCGTGCACGATCCATCTCGAAGGCCAGGCCGTGCGCTCGTGCGTGCTGCCGCTCGCCGGCATCGCGGGCAAGCACGTCACGACGATCGAAGGACTTCAGAGCAAGCCCGCCCAGGCCGTGCAGGCCGCGTGGGTCAAGCTGCAGGTGCCGCAATGCGGCTATTGTCAGTCCGGGCAGATCATGTCCGCAACCGCCCTCCTCGAACAGAACCCGAAGCCGACCGATGCCGACATCGACGCCGCGATGAACGGCAACATCTGCCGCTGCGCGACCTATGCCCGCATCCGCGCCGCGATCCACGACGCCGCGGCAACCCTGGGGGCATGA
- a CDS encoding winged helix-turn-helix domain-containing protein, with protein sequence MDCKYLYIDNIKINFVRRTIEIDDKLVDVTPREFDVVEFLLDNMNKIVPRQAIQEAVWGRELGVSSRTLDTHISRIRAKLRLDHDKNLRIIPIYAVGYRLVLFGAAMTHAERHEPAPVVRAVSQHDRVADYV encoded by the coding sequence ATGGATTGCAAATACCTGTACATCGACAACATCAAGATCAACTTCGTGCGCCGCACGATCGAGATCGACGACAAACTGGTCGACGTCACGCCGCGCGAATTCGACGTGGTCGAATTCCTGCTCGACAACATGAACAAGATCGTGCCGCGCCAGGCGATCCAGGAAGCGGTCTGGGGCCGCGAGCTCGGCGTGTCGTCGCGCACGCTCGACACGCACATCTCGCGCATCCGCGCGAAGCTGCGCCTCGACCATGACAAGAACCTGCGGATCATCCCGATCTACGCGGTCGGCTATCGGCTCGTGCTGTTCGGCGCGGCGATGACGCACGCCGAGCGCCACGAACCGGCGCCCGTCGTGCGCGCCGTGTCGCAGCACGACAGGGTCGCCGACTACGTCTGA